In Solanum pennellii chromosome 3, SPENNV200, a single window of DNA contains:
- the LOC107015305 gene encoding chaperonin CPN60-like 2, mitochondrial, with translation MFRAAAAVSSSIRSSTSRKLVSSRIISSRNYAAKDISFGSHARLAMLQGVNELAEAVKVTMGPKGRNVIIEKSPGNPKVTKDGVTVAKSINFEEKAKNVGADLVKQVANATNSVAGDGTTCATVLTQAIFTEGCKAVAAGVSVMDLRNGINMAIDAVVADLKSRAVMISTPEEITQVGTISANGEREIGEIIARAMEKVGKEGVITVADGNTLDNDLEVVEGMKLGRGYISPYFVTDEKTQKCEMENPLILIHDKKISDLNSLVRILELALKRRSPLLIVAEDVESDALAMLILNKHRAGIKVCAIKAPGFGDNRRANLEDLAVLTGGEVISEERGLDLSKVQFDMLGTAKKVTVSLDDTLVLHGGGDKKLIEERCEQLRIAKEKSSAMFDKEKAQERLSKLSGGVAVFKVGGASEAEVGERKDRVTDALNATRAAVEEGIVPGGGVALLYATKCLKGLQTANDGQKRGVEIIENALKAPTFTIASNAGADGALVVGKLLEQDDLNLGYDAAKGTYLHMVKAGIIDPVKVVRTALVDAASVSLLLTTAEAAIVDRQGEKNPLANRMPNMGGMY, from the exons ATGTTCAGAGCTGCTGCAGCTGTTTCTTCATCAATCAG GTCCTCAACTTCCAGGAAACTG GTTTCTAGTAGGATTATTTCTAGCAGAAATTATGCTGCCAAGGATATCAGTTTTGGTAGCCACGCACGGTTAGCTATGCTGCAGGGGGTTAATGAGCTTGCAGAAGCTGTAAAAGTCACTATGGGACCAAAG GGACGTAACGTGATTATAGAGAAAAGCCCTGGGAATCCCAAGGTCACAAAGGATGGTGTCACTGTAGCCAAAAGCATCAACTTTGAGGAAAAGGCAAAGAATGTGGGCGCTGATCTTGTGAAGCAGGTTGCTAATGCTACTAATTCAGTTGCTGGAGATG GTACCACCTGTGCAACTGTGCTTACTCAGGCAATTTTCACAGAAGGTTGCAAAGCTGTTGCTGCAGGTGTGAGCGTGATGGATTTGCGTAATGGTATTAACATGGCCATTGATGCTGTTGTTGCTGACTTGAAGAGCAGAGCAGTCATGATTAGCACCCCGGAGGAGATTACACAG GTGGGTACTATATCTGCAAATGGTGAACGTGAAATTGGGGAAATAATTGCTCGAGCCATGGAAAAAGTTGGGAAGGAAGGAGTTATTACTGTTGCG GATGGAAATACCTTGGATAATGATTTGGAAGTGGTGGAAGGAATGAAGCTTGGCCGAGGTTATATATCTCCTTATTTTGTCACGGACGAAAAGACTCAAAAATGT GAAATGGAAAATCCGTTGATCCTTATTCATGACAAGAAAATCTCAGATTTGAACTCGCTTGTGCGGATATTGGAGCTTGCTCTCAAG AGAAGGAGTCCTCTGTTAATCGTTGCTGAAGATGTGGAAAGTGATGCATTAGCTATGCTTATCCTAAACAAGCATCGTGCTGGGATTAAG GTATGTGCCATTAAAGCTCCTGGTTTTGGGGATAATAGAAGAGCCAACTTGGAGGACCTAGCAGTTCTTACTGGAGGAGAG GTCATTAGTGAAGAACGTGGTTTGGATCTGAGCAAAGTTCAATTTGATATGCTTGGTACTGCCAAAAAG GTTACTGTTTCCCTTGATGACACCCTAGTTCTGCATGGAGGTGGGGACAAAAAGCTAATTGAAGAAAGGTGTGAGCAG CTAAGGATAGCTAAAGAAAAAAGTAGTGCCATGTTTGATAAGGAGAAAGCTCAAGAGCGTTTGTCGAAGCTATCTGGTGGTGTTGCTGTTTTCAAG GTCGGTGGGGCCAGTGAGGCGGAAGTTGGGGAAAGGAAAGATAGGGTTACAGATGCCTTAAATGCAACAAGGGCTGCTGTGGAAGAGGGCATTGTTCCAG GTGGTGGTGTTGCTCTCTTATATGCAACCAAATGTCTAAAAGGCCTTCAGACTGCAAATGATGGCCAAAAAAGGGGAGTTGAGATCATTGAGAATGCGCTAAAG GCACCTACGTTTACAATAGCTTCAAATGCTGGTGCAGACGGTGCCTTGGTTGTAGGCAAGCTCTTAGAACAAGATGATCTGAATCTAGGATATGATGCAGCCAAAG GTACATACCTACACATGGTGAAGGCTGGAATTATTGATCCCGTGAAGGTAGTTAGAACAGCATTAGTGGATGCTGCCAG CGTCTCTTTATTATTGACGACAGCTGAGGCTGCCATTGTGGACCGTCAAGGAGAGAAAAACCCACTTGCAAACCGTATGCCAAACATGGGTGGTATGTACTAA